In a single window of the Scophthalmus maximus strain ysfricsl-2021 chromosome 18, ASM2237912v1, whole genome shotgun sequence genome:
- the gpr132b gene encoding probable G-protein coupled receptor 132b, with protein sequence MHDPPEMDTVSVAINGSVVTACEPPYDAGRLPLVLLYSGVLVVGLPSNLLTLGLTWQQLSRGSVLGIYLWSLSLCDLTYLLTLPLWASYVSRGHVWPWSSAACKVTGYIFFNNMYVSIFLLCCVSCDRYVAVVYSLESRGLRRQRLAVLIALAIVLLVAVGHLPVFTMSEGDAAERDRRCFEPSQSSSKVAAFNCARFMVGFLIPLLLLVVTNRGILANVQRSTGLQREQKERVRWLAVAVVVLFLVCFAPYHLILLVRAVMFHLTGPNAASCLLEETMYTPYTVSLGLSTLNSAVNPILYVLSSDNIRKELNRGLAQVCGRARTRPRSHSSQNETRPNKTSSDPKTLSDLNAATEEQRGGKPPCS encoded by the coding sequence ATGCACGACCCTCCAGAGATGGACACAGTTTCCGTGGCGATCAACGGGAGCGTGGTGACGGCGTGCGAGCCCCCGTACGACGCCGGGCGCCTGCCTCTGGTGCTCCTGTACAGCGGCGTGCTTGTCGTCGGACTCCCCTCGAACCTGCTGACCCTTGGGCTCACGTGGCAGCAGCTGAGCAGGGGCAGTGTTCTGGGTATTTACCTGTGGAGCCTGTCGCTGTGCGACCTCACCTACCTGCTCACGCTGCCTCTGTGGGCGTCGTACGTGAGCCGAGGTCATGTGTGGCCATGGAGCTCGGCCGCCTGTAAGGTAACGGGCTACATCTTCTTCAACAACATGTACGTCAGCATCTTCCTGCTCTGCTGCGTCTCCTGCGACCGCTACGTGGCCGTGGTCTACAGCCTGGAGTCCCGAGGACTGAGGAGGCAGCGCCTCGCCGTCCTCATCGCCCTCGCCATCGTCCTGCTGGTCGCCGTCGGTCACCTCCCCGTCTTCACCATGAGCGAGGGCGACGCCGCCGAGAGAGACCGACGCTGCTTCGAGCCCAGTCAGAGCAGTTCCAAGGTGGCGGCCTTCAACTGCGCTCGCTTCATGGTCGGCTTCCTgatcccgctgctgctgctggtcgtgACCAACCGCGGCATCTTGGCCAACGTGCAGCGCAGCACGGGGCTGCAGCGGGAGCAGAAGGAACGTGTCCGCTGGCTGGCGGTGGCAGTGGTGGTCCTGTTCCTGGTGTGCTTCGCACCGTACCATCTGATCCTGCTGGTCCGGGCCGTCATGTTCCACCTCACTGGGCCGAATGCTGCCTCCTGTCTGCTGGAGGAGACCATGTACACTCCGTACACCGTCTCCCTCGGACTGTCCACCCTCAACAGCGCCGTCAACCCGATCCTCTACGTCCTGTCCAGTGACAACATCCGCAAAGAGCTGAACCGAGGCCTCGCGCAGGTCTGTGGCCGAGCCCGGACCAGACCACGATCCCACAGCAGCCAGAATGAGACCCGGCCCAACAAAACATCTTCAGACCCCAAGACCCTGTCAGACCTGAACGCAGCGACCGAGGAGCAACGAGGAGGAAAACCTCCGTGTTCCTGA